Within the Nitrospirota bacterium genome, the region GGCCCATCATAACAGATGATACGAGGAAACTAAAAGGCAGGGTCTGGCTGTACCACAGACTATGCAGTTTGTCCGGAACTATCAGATACACGGCCCCGAGAGAAGACTGATGGAGCACTGAAAGGAGCGTTCCAAAAAGAGCAATGGGGACCATGAGCTTTTCAATAATTTTCTTTAGCCCTCCAAGTTTCAGCTTTTCCAGCAGCATCGGACTGGACTCAAGCCCCAGCACAGTAGTGTAGAGGATAACATGGATTGCGACTATGAACATTACAGAGTGAACCTGCCACATAACCATTGGATGCCAGATTCTCATCGGATGTCCTATATCCAGGAATATGGTGAATGCCGCAAGCAGATACCCGATGAATGCGGTGAGTATAGCAGGTCTTGCAATAGGTTTGTATTTTTTCATGTTAAGGAGGTATACAGCGCTTGCTATAACAAAACCTCCTGCTGCCATTGCAACGCCTCCCAGGACATTAAACCCTATCCAGAGACCCCAGGGGAAGTCATCTTGCAGATTAGTTGCTATTGCGCCCAGCGTTAATTTTTTATATACAACTAAAGCGCCCGCAATTATTACAATAAGCAGCCCGAGTGTGACAGGGGTAAAAAGCTTTATTTTATCTTGTGCCGGCGTCATTTGATTTATCCTCCTCATGCATATTTTTGTTCCTGCGTGTGATAATCCAGCTTCCTATGCCGGCAGCCAGGACTACACCTATAATGGCAGGGATGCCGGAGATGTATTTCCAGGTCAGGTCGGGAAGAGCCGCATCGCCGACTTTCTGAAACCCTATCTGGTCCAGAGGCAGCGCGGAAAGCAGAAGCACGGATGTGCCTCCCGCCTCTTTTTCACCGTAAATGTGATTGAAGTATCTCCCGGGATTTTCGCTCAGCCTTCGCCTTGCTTCTTTCAGATTATTTTCAATACTGTCCCCAAAATGAATTGTTCCCGAAGGGCATGTCTTTGCGCAGGCTGGGATTTTATTATCCAATATCCGCTCGTGACAGAATGTGCACTTCTGTATCCTGGGAGATATATTCTCCCATTCAAATTTTGGTATATTGAACGGACAGGCGAGCATACAGTAACGACAGCCGATGCATCGTTCCGCGCGATATATGACAGGACCCTCTTTTGTTTTAATCAATGCGGCTACCGGACAGGCAGATACGCAGGAAGGCTTTTTGCAATGGAAACATCCATTTCTGGCAAAATTCCAGGACAGACTGCCGTCCTTCTCTGATTCAAAGAAATCAATGTTGGTATAGGTTTTTGCATTCAGTTTGACCGGGTTTGTGAATTTGGGACTTATTTTAGTCTTATCCGCCTGATTCTGGTTCCACTGCTTACAGGCTGTCTGGCATCCCCTGCACCCTATGCATTTTGTCGTATCTATCAGAAAACTTGCTTCCATTTTATCCCCTCCTTATCCCTGTGCCTTTTCTACATTAACCATAAAGGCCTTTGTTTCGGGAATCATTGTATTTGCATCGCCGATTGTCGGCGTGAGGAGATTGGCGCTGTCCCCTCCGCTCCCATCTTCAGGGTATTGCCATCCAAAACACCATGGAAGACCCACCTGATGAACCGTACTTCCCGCAACTTTGAAGGGTTTAAATCTTTTTGTTACTATTGCCATCGCCCACACCTCTCCGGGGCCGGATTTGACAATCACCTAGTCCCCCGGTTTTATCCCTTTTTCCTGCGCAAGCTCTTCACTGAGCTCTATAAACTGCTGGGGCATCATCTCCATCTGCCAAGGCTCATGCCTTGTAAGAACGCCTGTCTGCCAGTGTTCTGACACGCGGTAAGTCGTTGCAACATATGGGTAGCGGGTATCACAGCTGAAGAAGATGTCTTCTTCAGGCCCGCCCCCTTCTTTAGCCTTAAAATGCGGTCCTGCCACTGCGTAGAACAATTTTATCGTCGGATTAATCCTCTGCCCGGACATGACATTTTCCTGCAAAGGACATTCAAGTGCCTCGTAATGTTCGGGGAAAGGACCCTCTGCAAGTCCGGGGCCGTATATTGCGCCCATGCCGTCAGCTCTCATGATAAACGGATATTTCCCTGCCTTTTCATCTGCCATAGGAGGCGCAGG harbors:
- the nrfD gene encoding polysulfide reductase NrfD; the encoded protein is MTPAQDKIKLFTPVTLGLLIVIIAGALVVYKKLTLGAIATNLQDDFPWGLWIGFNVLGGVAMAAGGFVIASAVYLLNMKKYKPIARPAILTAFIGYLLAAFTIFLDIGHPMRIWHPMVMWQVHSVMFIVAIHVILYTTVLGLESSPMLLEKLKLGGLKKIIEKLMVPIALFGTLLSVLHQSSLGAVYLIVPDKLHSLWYSQTLPFSFLVSSVMMGLCMVSFVSILSAKFFKHPVNMDIFSGLARGSIIAIAFYLILKIFLLLTGPGVAAAFTGTMESKMYLLEMSVGLVIPLILLLLPGVRNSLGGIFLVDILVIIGVIINRMNISVFGLLRHAGGMGVKYFPAGNEIMVTLFLVAFGAFLFKLAVKYFNVLSYEEG
- a CDS encoding 4Fe-4S dicluster domain-containing protein, which produces MEASFLIDTTKCIGCRGCQTACKQWNQNQADKTKISPKFTNPVKLNAKTYTNIDFFESEKDGSLSWNFARNGCFHCKKPSCVSACPVAALIKTKEGPVIYRAERCIGCRYCMLACPFNIPKFEWENISPRIQKCTFCHERILDNKIPACAKTCPSGTIHFGDSIENNLKEARRRLSENPGRYFNHIYGEKEAGGTSVLLLSALPLDQIGFQKVGDAALPDLTWKYISGIPAIIGVVLAAGIGSWIITRRNKNMHEEDKSNDAGTR